The sequence GCAAGGGCACCGCCGCCGAGAAGATGAAGGCGCTCGAGGCCGCCGGCATCACCACCGTGAAGAGCCCGGCCGACATGGGCGCCACCGTCGCTCGCCTTCTCGGCAAGTCAGGGTAGGCGGGGTCCCATGGCGGCAGAGCGCACCCTCACCATCATCAAGCCCGACGCCGTGGCCAGAGGCGTGATCGGGCAGATCGTGGCCCGGTTCGAGCAGGCGGGCCTGAAGGTCCTGGCGGCCAAGCTCGTGCATCTGAGCCCGGCGCAGGCCGGGGGCTTCTACATCGTCCACAAGGAGCGGCCGTTCTACGCGAGCCTCTGCGCCTTCATGACCTCGGGCCCCTGCATGCCCATGGTGCTCGAGGGGGAGAACGCCATCGCCCGGCTCCGCGACCTGATGGGCGCCACCGATCCCGCCAAGGCGGCGCCAGGGACCATCCGCCGAGACCTGGCCGCGTCCATCGAGGCCAACGCCGTGCACGGGTCGGACTCGCCGGAGTCGGCCGCCTTCGAGATCCCTTACTTCTTCGGCGCCCTCGAGATCCACCCGCGCTGACTGCGCCCACCTTCTACCCGGCCGTCCTCGGACTGCGGCAGCGGATCATCGCCGGGACGATCGGCCTCGGCCTCGGTGTGGGCGTGCCCCTCGCGCTCTCCGTCGTCCTGCTCGCCACGACGGGCGAGCTGGCCTTCGTCATCTTCCCGCTGCCGTTCCTGGGACTCGTCTGGGCCCTCCAGGGGCTCGCCCCCTCGGG comes from Candidatus Rokuibacteriota bacterium and encodes:
- the ndk gene encoding nucleoside-diphosphate kinase — translated: MAAERTLTIIKPDAVARGVIGQIVARFEQAGLKVLAAKLVHLSPAQAGGFYIVHKERPFYASLCAFMTSGPCMPMVLEGENAIARLRDLMGATDPAKAAPGTIRRDLAASIEANAVHGSDSPESAAFEIPYFFGALEIHPR